A window of the Drosophila simulans strain w501 chromosome 2L, Prin_Dsim_3.1, whole genome shotgun sequence genome harbors these coding sequences:
- the LOC6731195 gene encoding tyrosine-protein phosphatase non-receptor type 21 — MPLKFLKKCRQYNVTSKSLFVISVHHLLDTSSTVDCTISSESKGQECLDNVCQRLLIQQPEFFGLRYLVKGKDKEDEFKWIDLERSLSRQLEKYAAGPKIYLRVRHYVTTGVRHLSDEATRFYYFLQLKSDIYEGRIACDIRRAILLALYCRQAEYDSYQGDKQSKDYLKKSLVLPRNMQGLANDDSMLEGLIVEVLQQQAGIAHLSQSQAEEMYIQCCQQLEGYGEERFAAKDTLGNDLLLGLAINGMVVNADNGRQYFPWKDFHTVTIDKRTIKIEQNKLDGGGSIVGSFIFSEADTARYFWKLTISQHKFFKRYIDTATPSSLGSGADAESGPLGVDSVGYVDYDYNEAAAAEQLQQHQQQQQHMQQQQQIQQQQMISSNISLAASANQMLGQSSSCLDLSNNNLHSSSGMLHHGGSNNNNNNDERERLKAMLPTYRPAPDYETAVQLKYRTPSAEFHNVALAMAAPGNAYYAGSQPDVHNPGMHNENLLYGHMTAHRYPDVAQPAAALHHHINLYQAQHQPQSHPQPMSPAQAYLELSQRMHMMRHKAPPPYVNRLSSSSTPDLAVATPRSLQGFRNYVSGSSPDLVSNRTLFNGGQYVALPAGGHAGNIPTSSGATMLHQYQYVSHMGHSQPYLPPHGTFENLNMIEEQPSIMSQLRQSAMSQAAAAAAGSVVTQSSPTLPPSGYRSSVPPPASSPLPPPVVASSHKSATPAPLQRSLVNGSIEPIYENVPLPQRASGGSSGAANTEAMRQRASSIQSAPGVVPVPAARNASSNNVVTVTVNSPPDDGNIKKYGADRAASTELLFLEPQAPKRTNRAASAAPDMGATPPPRQHRSTASLNKSSTVDMIPPAGDTLQQQFSAMNLSANTSASTSSMFNSTLDTTSSSAASKDLKRKKRWNFLSRSKTPDKQKSATLGREKATTAGQHSKLAAKLKLAQDDLNLPNRWSTGVNKPQPISGRYSKDKLCQILDQKLSDSQLFMEFERIPKRREHALYECALLEENEPKNHDPNFLPYDDNRVRLTPSMDNRHGYVNASSISATVGTKQRFYIVAQSPQESLTMRIFWQCVWEADVYLVVQLTEDMSYIPRSSHQRLEFGQFQVYQEFSQTTDRCTTIKLRLYHVPSRRYRSVWYLQYADWAEQNCPRDVNHFLDFLEELNSVRLASTQEVPPGHNTNPPVLLHCLEGGGRSGVTLTADLLLYTLDHNEDLDIPRVIGQLRHQRDSIIPSLAQYKFIYNLLITYLKRTRLI; from the exons ATGCCATTGAAATTCTTGAAAAAGTGTCGCCAGTACAATGTTACGTCCAAGAGTTTGTTTGTTATATCAGTGCATCACCTGCTGG ACACCTCCAGCACCGTGGACTGCACGATCAGCTCGGAGAGCAAGGGACAGGAGTGCCTGGACAACGTTTGCCAACGTTTGCTGATCCAGCAACCGGAGTTCTTTGGACTGCGCTACCTCGTCAAGGGCAAGGACAAGGAGGACGAGTTCAAATGGATCGACCTGGAGCGCTCCCTCAGCCGGCAGCTGGAGAAGTATGCGGCGGGGCCAAAGATCTACTTGCGCGTGCGCCACTACGTGACCACTGGCGTGCGCCACCTGAGCGACGAAGCCACGCGCTTCTACTACTTCCTGCAGCTGAAGAGCGACATCTACGAGGGCCGCATCGCCTGTGACATCCGCAGGGCCATACTGCTGGCGCTCTACTGTCGCCAGGCGGAGTACGACAGCTACCAGGGCGACAAGCAGAGCAAGGATTATCTGAAGAAGTCGCTGGTCCTGCCGCGCAACATGCAGGGCCTGGCCAACGATGACAGCATGCTGGAGGGACTGATCGTGGAggtcctgcagcagcaggcgggCATTGCACATCTGAGCCAGAGCCAGGCGGAGGAGATGTACATACAGTGctgccagcagctggagggGTATGGGGAGGAACGCTTTGCGGCCAAGGACACGCTCGGCAATGATTTGCTGCTGGGCCTGGCCATCAACGGGATGGTGGTGAACGCGGACAACGGGCGGCAGTATTTTCCATGGAAGGACTTCCACACGGTGACCATCGACAAGCGTACGATCAAGATCGAGCAGAACAAGCTGGATGGCGGCGGCAGCATCGTGGGTAGCTTTATATTCAGCGAGGCGGACACGGCACGTTACTTCTGGAAGCTCACCATCAGCCAGCATAAGTTCTTCAAGCGCTACATTGACACCGCCACGCCGTCGAGCCTGGGAAGTGGTGCGGATGCAGAGAGTGGTCCCTTGGGCGTTGACAGCGTGGGTTATGTGGACTACGATTACAATGAAGCGGCGGCCGCcgagcaactgcaacagcatcagcagcagcagcagcatatgcagcagcagcaacagattcagcagcagcagatgatTTCCTCCAACATTTCGCTGGCTGCCAGCGCTAACCAGATGTTGGGACAAAGCAGCTCCTGCCTGGATCTGAGCAACAATAACCTGCACAGCAGCAGTGGCATGCTGCACCAcggaggcagcaacaacaacaataacaatgatgAGCGGGAGCGCCTCAAAGCCATGCTACCCACATACCGTCCGGCACCAGACTATGAGACTGCGGTCCAACTAAAGTACCGCACACCATCAGCGGAATTCCACAACGTGGCACTGGCAATGGCCGCGCCAGGAAATGCCTACTATGCAGGCTCCCAGCCGGATGTCCACAATCCAGGCATGCACAACGAAAACTTGCTGTATGGTCATATGACTGCGCATCGTTATCCAGACGTGGCCCAGCCGGCGGCTGCCCTACACCACCACATCAACCTGTACCAGGCACAGCATCAACCGCAGTCACATCCACAGCCCATGAGCCCCGCCCAGGCGTACCTGGAGCTCTCGCAGCGCATGCACATGATGCGTCACAAGGCTCCCCCGCCGTATGTCAATCGGCTGAGTTCCTCCTCCACGCCTGATTTGGCCGTGGCCACTCCCCGTTCCCTTCAGGGCTTCCGCAACTACGTAAGCGGCTCCTCGCCGGATCTAGTCTCTAACCGCACGCTCTTCAATGGTGGTCAGTACGTTGCTCTGCCCGCAGGCGGACATGCTGGCAATATTCCCACATCTTCCGGAGCCACCATGCTGCACCAGTACCAGTACGTGAGCCACATGGGGCACTCGCAGCCCTATCTGCCCCCGCACGGCACCTTCGAGAACCTCAACATGATCGAGGAGCAGCCGTCCATAATGTCCCAGCTGCGTCAGTCAGCGATGAGtcaggcagcagctgcagctgccggaTCTGTGGTAACGCAGAG TTCACCCACCCTGCCGCCAAGTGGATATCGTAGTTCTGTGCCCCCGCCAGCGAGCAGCCCGCTTCCACCGCCAGTGGTTGCTTCTTCCCATAAATCGGCGACGCCGGCGCCTCTACAGAGGAGCTTGGTGAACGGTTCCATCGAGCCAATCTACGAGAATGTACCCCTGCCACAGAGAGCATCCGGTGGCAGCAGTGGCGCCGCAAATACTGAGGCTATGCGTCAAAGAGCTTCGTCCATACAGTCCGCCCCAGGCGTTGTTCCAGTTCCAGCAGCTCGAAACGCCAGCTCCAACAACGTAGTTACTGTAACTGTGAATTCCCCGCCCGACGATGGGAACATAAAAAAGTACGGCGCAGACCGAGCAGCAAGCACGGAGCTGCTGTTCCTGGAACCGCAGGCTCCTAAGCGGACCAACCGAGCCGCCAGTGCAGCGCCAGATATGGGAGCTACTCCTCCGCCACGACAACATCGCTCAACAGCCAGCCTAAACAAGTCGTCAACGGTCGACATGATTCCGCCGGCCGGAGACACGCTGCAACAGCAGTTCAGTGCCATGAATCTTTCTGCCAACACATCTGCTTCCACATCCTCCATGTTCAACTCAACGCTGGACACCACGTCCTCATCGGCGGCCAGCAAAGACTTAAAACGCAAGAAGCGCTGGAACTTCTTGTCACGCAGCAAAACACCCGACAAACAGAAGTCCGCCACGCTGGGCAGGGAAAAGGCCACAACGGCAGGTCAGCACTCCAAGCTTGCGGCAAAGCTGAAGCTAGCCCAAGACGATCTCAACTTGCCAAATCGTTGGTCCACGGGCGTCAATAAGCCGCAGCCCATTTCTGGACGATATTCAAAGGACAAACTG TGCCAAATCCTAGACCAAAAGCTAAGTGACTCGCAGCTATTCATGGAGTTTGAACGCATACCGAAGCGACGGGAGCATGCCCTATACGAGTGCGCCCTGCTGGAGGAGAACGAGCCAAAGAACCACGACCCCAACTTTTTACCCTATGACGACAACAGAGTGCGACTGACTCCATCGATGGACAATCGGCATGGTTACGTTAATGCTTCCTCCATATCT GCCACTGTGGGCACAAAGCAAAGGTTCTATATCGTGGCCCAGTCGCCACAAGAGTCGCTAACAATGCGCATCTTCTGGCAGTGTGTATGGGAGGCGGATGTGTATTTGGTGGTCCAGCTAACCGAGGATATGAGCTACATTCCTCGTAGCAGTCATCAGCGTCTCGAGTTTGGTCAG TTCCAAGTGTATCAGGAATTCTCACAAACCACCGATCGATGCACCACCATCAAGCTGCGCCTTTACCACGTACCATCGCGTCGATACCGATCCGTTTGGTATCTGCAGTACGCTGACTGGGCGGAGCAGAATTGTCCACGCGATGTGAATCACTTCCTCGATTTCCTTGAGGAGCTGAATTCCGTGCGATTGGCATCCACGCAAGAAGTTCCACCGGGACACAACACAAACCCACCGGTTCTTCTTCACTGTCTGGAGGGAGGCGGTCGTTCGGGAGTGACATTGACCGCCGATCTTTTGCTGTACACGTTGGACCACAACGAG GACCTGGATATACCGCGCGTTATCGGGCAGCTAAGGCATCAGCGGGATAGCATTATACCATCCCTGGCGCAATACAAGTTCATATACAATCTGCTGATTACCTATTTGAAGCGCACGAGGCTCATCTGA
- the LOC6731197 gene encoding uncharacterized protein LOC6731197, with amino-acid sequence MCSIVFDADVVAPPSHLDVPFFEEVLETALRTARVQLLSIHIRMGSSTGENYCSQIYRVKVSFKRPDHPEQHMAFIVKSIPHLDSVEFIDDLQVYLKEKITYYEVLPRLELLMQCNRRFGPKLYHCLKQPENSLVFEDLAEKGFVMASRELGLNEEHCQLVMERLAEFHATSMALAVVDPHIFDAYGDGMLSPRGLAKDDGLLMQFFSGNGKELHHLVSTWPGFEKIAEKISKYMQNQRANLERSQAPLEKEVKVLNHGDLWVNNMLFKYDGAQRPQDLILIDFQLSVWGSPGIDLNYFFYTSLTLEVLRHRRTQLLRTYHARLAKTLLDLDMGIPVPSYEQILEEVHRRESYGFFASYGIFPTVSQDKAQTADNNLENFKDADFAKQKVRQMFQSRRLADTLRYTLPHFERAGVLD; translated from the exons ATGTGTAGCATTGTGTTCGACGCGGACGTGGTTGCTCCACCCAGCCACCTGGACGTGCCCTTCTTCGAGGAGGTGCTGGAGACAGCCCTGCGAACAGCCAGGGTGCAGTTGCTCTCCATTCACATCCGTATGGGCAGCAGCACGGGCGAGAACTACTGCAGTCAAATCTACCGAGTGAAAGTTTCGTTCAAGCGCCCTGATCATCCGGAGCAGCACATGGCCTTCATTGTCAAGAGCATTCCCCACCTGGACTCGGTGGAGTTCATTGATGACCTGCAAGTTTACCTCAAGGAGAAGATCACCTACTACGAAGTGCTTCCGCGGCTGGAGCTCTTGATGCAGTGCAACCGAAGATTCGGACCCAA ACTTTACCACTGCCTAAAACAGCCGGAGAACTCCCTTGTGTTCGAAGATCTGGCGGAGAAGGGCTTTGTGATGGCTTCGCGGGAGTTGGGCCTAAACGAGGAGCATTGTCAGCTGGTCATGGAGCGCTTGGCGGAGTTTCATGCCACTTCGATGGCCTTGGCGGTAGTG GATCCGCACATCTTCGATGCATATGGCGACGGAATGCTATCGCCGAGGGGCTTGGCCAAGGACGATGGACTACTGATGCAGTTCTTCTCGGGCAACGGCAAGGAGTTGCACCACCTGGTGAGCACGTGGCCTGGCTTCGAGAAAATCGCCGAGAAGATCAGCAAGTACATGCAAAATCAGCGGGCCAACTTGGAACGCAGCCAGGCACCGCTGGAAAAAGAGGTGAAGGTACTCAATCACGGTGACCTATGGGTGAACAACATGCTGTTCAAGTACGACGGAGCACAGCGTCCGCAGGACCTCATCCTCATCGACTTCCAGTTAAGCGTGTGGGGCAGTCCGGGCATTGACCTCAACTATTTCTTCTACACCAGCCTGACGTTGGAGGTACTGCGTCATCGGCGAACCCAGCTGCTGCGCACCTACCACGCGCGGCTGGCCAAAACGCTGCTCGACCTGGACATGGGCATCCCGGTGCCTAGCTACGAGCAAATCCTGGAGGAGGTTCACCGCCGCGAGTCCTACGGATTCTTTGCCAGCTACGGCATTTTCCCCACTGTTAGCCAGGACAAGGCCCAGACGGCCGACAACAACCTGGAGAACTTCAAGGACGCCGATTTTGCCAAGCAGAAGGTGCGCCAGATGTTCCAGTCTCGCCGACTGGCGGATACGCTGCGCTACACGCTACCGCACTTTGAACGCGCTGGAGTCTTGGATTGA
- the LOC6731196 gene encoding NADPH--cytochrome P450 reductase isoform X1 — protein sequence MASEQTIDGAATIPSGGGDEPFLGLLDVALLAVLIGGAAFYFLRSRKKEEEPTRSYSIQPTTVCTTSASDNSFIKKLKASGRSLVVFYGSQTGTGEEFAGRLAKEGIRYRLKGMVADPEECDMEELLQLKDIDNSLAVFCLATYGEGDPTDNAMEFYEWITSGDVDLTGLNYAVFGLGNKTYEHYNKVAIYVDKRLEELGANRVFELGLGDDDANIEDDFITWKDRFWPAVCDHFGIEGGGEEVLIRQYRLLEQPEVQPDRIYTGEIARLHSIQNQRPPFDAKNPFLAPIKVNRELHKGGGRSCMHIELSIDGSKMRYDAGDHVAMFPVNDKSLVEKLGQLCNADLDTVFSLINTDTDSSKKHPFPCPTTYRTALTHYLEITAIPRTHILKELAEYCTDEKEKELLRSMASISPEGKEKYQSWIQDACRNIVHILEDIKSCRPPIDHVCELLPRLQPRYYSISSSAKLHPTDVHVTAVLVEYKTPTGRINKGVATTYLKNKQPQGSEEVKVPVFIRKSQFRLPTKPETPIIMVGPGTGLAPFRGFIQERQFLRDEGKTVGESILYFGCRKRSEDYIYESELEEWVKKGTLNLKAAFSRDQGKKVYVQHLLEQDADLIWNVIGENKGHFYICGDAKNMAVDVRNILVKILSTKGNMSEADAVQYIKKMEAQKRYSADVWS from the exons ATGGCCAGCGAGCAAACGATTGATGGAGCAGCCACAATTcccagcggcggcggcgacgaACCCTTCCTGGGCCTGCTGGACGTAGCCCTACTGGCGGTGCTAATCGGCGGCGCAGCCTTCTACTTCCTGCGCAGTcgcaagaaggaggaggagccaaCCAGGAGCTATTCCATACA ACCCACCACAGTGTGCACCACCAGTGCGTCGGACAACTCGTTCATCAAGAAGCTCAAGGCATCCGGACGAAGTCTGGTCGTCTTCTATGGCTCACAGACCGGAACAGGCGAGGAGTTCGCCGGCCGTCTGGCCAAGGAGGGCATTCGTTACCGTCTGAAGGGCATGGTTGCCGATCCCGAGGAGTGTGACATGGaggagctgctccagctgaAGGACATCGACAACTCGCTGGCGGTCTTCTGCCTGGCCACCTACGGCGAAGGAGATCCCACTGACAACGCCATGGAGTTCTACGAGTGGATCACCAGCGGCGATGTCGACCTGACCGGGCTAAATTATGCG GTCTTTGGCTTGGGCAACAAGACCTATGAGCACTACAACAAGGTGGCCATCTATGTGGACAAGCGACTGGAGGAGCTGGGCGCCAACCGGGTCTTCGAACTGGGACTGGGCGACGATGATGCCAA CATCGAGGATGACTTCATCACGTGGAAGGATCGCTTCTGGCCCGCCGTGTGCGACCACTTTGGTATTGAGGGCGGCGGCGAGGAAGTGCTCATCCGTCAGTACCGTCTGCTGGAACAGCCAGAGGTGCAGCCTGACCGCATTTACACTGGAGAGATCGCCCGCCTGCACTCGATTCAGAACCAGCGCCCGCCCTTCGACGCCAAGAATCCCTTCCTGGCCCCCATCAAGGTGAACCGCGAGCTGCACAAGGGCGGTGGCCGCTCCTGCATGCACATTGAGCTGAGCATCGATGGTTCCAAGATGCGCTACGACGCTGGTGATCATGTGGCCATGTTCCCAGTTAACGACAAGAGTCTGGTGGAGAAGCTCGGCCAGCTGTGCAACGCCGATCTGGATACTGTGTTCTCGCTGATCAACACCGATACGGACAGCAGCAAGAAGCACCCATTCCCTTGCCCCACCACGTACCGCACCGCTCTGACCCACTACTTGGAAATTACGGCCATTCCCCGTACGCACATCCTCAAGGAGCTCGCTGAGTACTGTACTGacgagaaggagaaggagttGCTGCGCAGCATGGCCTCCATCAGTCCCGAAG GAAAGGAGAAATACCAGAGCTGGATTCAGGACGCCTGTCGCAACATTGTCCACATTCTGGAAGACATCAAATCCTGTCGCCCTCCTATCGATCACGTTTGCGAGCTGCTGCCCCGCTTGCAGCCCCGTTACTACTCCATCTCGTCGTCTGCTAAGCTGCACCCCACTGATGTCCACGTGACAGCCGTTCTCGTGGAGTACAAGACGCCGACGGGACGCATCAACAAGGGCGTGGCCACCACATATCTCAAGAACAAGCAACCGCAGGGCAGTGAGGAAGTAAAGGTGCCGGTATTCATCCGCAAGTCGCAGTTCCGTTTGCCTACGAAGCCAGAGACACCTATCATTATGGTGGGTCCTGGCACGGGCTTGGCCCCCTTCCGCGGTTTCATTCAGGAGCGACAATTCCTGCGCGATGAGGGCAAGACCGTGGGCGAGTCGATTCTCTACTTCGGTTGCCGTAAGCGCAGTGAGGACTACATCTACGAATCCGAGTTGGAGGAGTGGGTTAAGAAGGGCACTCTCAACCTGAAGGCCGCCTTTTCTCGTGACCAGGGCAAGAAGGTCTACGTGCAGCACCTGCTCGAGCAGGACGCAGATCTTATATGGAACGTGATTGGCGAGAATAAGGGGCACTTCTACATATGCGG TGATGCTAAGAACATGGCCGTGGACGTTAGGAACATTTTAGTGAAAATTTTGTCCACTAAGGGTAACATGAGCGAGGCTGACGCCGTGCAGTATATCAAGAAGATGGAGGCTCAGAAGCGCTACTCGGCCGATGTCTGGAGCTAA
- the LOC6731196 gene encoding NADPH--cytochrome P450 reductase isoform X2, protein MLRRQRWHTWNTLDHTLTTMASEQTIDGAATIPSGGGDEPFLGLLDVALLAVLIGGAAFYFLRSRKKEEEPTRSYSIQPTTVCTTSASDNSFIKKLKASGRSLVVFYGSQTGTGEEFAGRLAKEGIRYRLKGMVADPEECDMEELLQLKDIDNSLAVFCLATYGEGDPTDNAMEFYEWITSGDVDLTGLNYAVFGLGNKTYEHYNKVAIYVDKRLEELGANRVFELGLGDDDANIEDDFITWKDRFWPAVCDHFGIEGGGEEVLIRQYRLLEQPEVQPDRIYTGEIARLHSIQNQRPPFDAKNPFLAPIKVNRELHKGGGRSCMHIELSIDGSKMRYDAGDHVAMFPVNDKSLVEKLGQLCNADLDTVFSLINTDTDSSKKHPFPCPTTYRTALTHYLEITAIPRTHILKELAEYCTDEKEKELLRSMASISPEGKEKYQSWIQDACRNIVHILEDIKSCRPPIDHVCELLPRLQPRYYSISSSAKLHPTDVHVTAVLVEYKTPTGRINKGVATTYLKNKQPQGSEEVKVPVFIRKSQFRLPTKPETPIIMVGPGTGLAPFRGFIQERQFLRDEGKTVGESILYFGCRKRSEDYIYESELEEWVKKGTLNLKAAFSRDQGKKVYVQHLLEQDADLIWNVIGENKGHFYICGDAKNMAVDVRNILVKILSTKGNMSEADAVQYIKKMEAQKRYSADVWS, encoded by the exons ATGCTCCGCCGCCAGCGCTGGCATACGTGGAATACATTAGA TCATACACTTACCACCATGGCCAGCGAGCAAACGATTGATGGAGCAGCCACAATTcccagcggcggcggcgacgaACCCTTCCTGGGCCTGCTGGACGTAGCCCTACTGGCGGTGCTAATCGGCGGCGCAGCCTTCTACTTCCTGCGCAGTcgcaagaaggaggaggagccaaCCAGGAGCTATTCCATACA ACCCACCACAGTGTGCACCACCAGTGCGTCGGACAACTCGTTCATCAAGAAGCTCAAGGCATCCGGACGAAGTCTGGTCGTCTTCTATGGCTCACAGACCGGAACAGGCGAGGAGTTCGCCGGCCGTCTGGCCAAGGAGGGCATTCGTTACCGTCTGAAGGGCATGGTTGCCGATCCCGAGGAGTGTGACATGGaggagctgctccagctgaAGGACATCGACAACTCGCTGGCGGTCTTCTGCCTGGCCACCTACGGCGAAGGAGATCCCACTGACAACGCCATGGAGTTCTACGAGTGGATCACCAGCGGCGATGTCGACCTGACCGGGCTAAATTATGCG GTCTTTGGCTTGGGCAACAAGACCTATGAGCACTACAACAAGGTGGCCATCTATGTGGACAAGCGACTGGAGGAGCTGGGCGCCAACCGGGTCTTCGAACTGGGACTGGGCGACGATGATGCCAA CATCGAGGATGACTTCATCACGTGGAAGGATCGCTTCTGGCCCGCCGTGTGCGACCACTTTGGTATTGAGGGCGGCGGCGAGGAAGTGCTCATCCGTCAGTACCGTCTGCTGGAACAGCCAGAGGTGCAGCCTGACCGCATTTACACTGGAGAGATCGCCCGCCTGCACTCGATTCAGAACCAGCGCCCGCCCTTCGACGCCAAGAATCCCTTCCTGGCCCCCATCAAGGTGAACCGCGAGCTGCACAAGGGCGGTGGCCGCTCCTGCATGCACATTGAGCTGAGCATCGATGGTTCCAAGATGCGCTACGACGCTGGTGATCATGTGGCCATGTTCCCAGTTAACGACAAGAGTCTGGTGGAGAAGCTCGGCCAGCTGTGCAACGCCGATCTGGATACTGTGTTCTCGCTGATCAACACCGATACGGACAGCAGCAAGAAGCACCCATTCCCTTGCCCCACCACGTACCGCACCGCTCTGACCCACTACTTGGAAATTACGGCCATTCCCCGTACGCACATCCTCAAGGAGCTCGCTGAGTACTGTACTGacgagaaggagaaggagttGCTGCGCAGCATGGCCTCCATCAGTCCCGAAG GAAAGGAGAAATACCAGAGCTGGATTCAGGACGCCTGTCGCAACATTGTCCACATTCTGGAAGACATCAAATCCTGTCGCCCTCCTATCGATCACGTTTGCGAGCTGCTGCCCCGCTTGCAGCCCCGTTACTACTCCATCTCGTCGTCTGCTAAGCTGCACCCCACTGATGTCCACGTGACAGCCGTTCTCGTGGAGTACAAGACGCCGACGGGACGCATCAACAAGGGCGTGGCCACCACATATCTCAAGAACAAGCAACCGCAGGGCAGTGAGGAAGTAAAGGTGCCGGTATTCATCCGCAAGTCGCAGTTCCGTTTGCCTACGAAGCCAGAGACACCTATCATTATGGTGGGTCCTGGCACGGGCTTGGCCCCCTTCCGCGGTTTCATTCAGGAGCGACAATTCCTGCGCGATGAGGGCAAGACCGTGGGCGAGTCGATTCTCTACTTCGGTTGCCGTAAGCGCAGTGAGGACTACATCTACGAATCCGAGTTGGAGGAGTGGGTTAAGAAGGGCACTCTCAACCTGAAGGCCGCCTTTTCTCGTGACCAGGGCAAGAAGGTCTACGTGCAGCACCTGCTCGAGCAGGACGCAGATCTTATATGGAACGTGATTGGCGAGAATAAGGGGCACTTCTACATATGCGG TGATGCTAAGAACATGGCCGTGGACGTTAGGAACATTTTAGTGAAAATTTTGTCCACTAAGGGTAACATGAGCGAGGCTGACGCCGTGCAGTATATCAAGAAGATGGAGGCTCAGAAGCGCTACTCGGCCGATGTCTGGAGCTAA
- the LOC6731196 gene encoding NADPH--cytochrome P450 reductase isoform X3 — MQSSIATSAHLFVRFRQQKLCNLLGILNSLRNRTAVAKRKIEWKVFGLGNKTYEHYNKVAIYVDKRLEELGANRVFELGLGDDDANIEDDFITWKDRFWPAVCDHFGIEGGGEEVLIRQYRLLEQPEVQPDRIYTGEIARLHSIQNQRPPFDAKNPFLAPIKVNRELHKGGGRSCMHIELSIDGSKMRYDAGDHVAMFPVNDKSLVEKLGQLCNADLDTVFSLINTDTDSSKKHPFPCPTTYRTALTHYLEITAIPRTHILKELAEYCTDEKEKELLRSMASISPEGKEKYQSWIQDACRNIVHILEDIKSCRPPIDHVCELLPRLQPRYYSISSSAKLHPTDVHVTAVLVEYKTPTGRINKGVATTYLKNKQPQGSEEVKVPVFIRKSQFRLPTKPETPIIMVGPGTGLAPFRGFIQERQFLRDEGKTVGESILYFGCRKRSEDYIYESELEEWVKKGTLNLKAAFSRDQGKKVYVQHLLEQDADLIWNVIGENKGHFYICGDAKNMAVDVRNILVKILSTKGNMSEADAVQYIKKMEAQKRYSADVWS; from the exons ATGCAGAGCTCGATCGCCACATCTGCCCACCTGTTCGTCAGGTTCCGCCAGCAGAAGCTGTGCAATTTGCTCGGCATTTTGAATAGTTTACGTAATAGAACAGCTGTCGCGAAAAGAAAGATTGAATGGAAG GTCTTTGGCTTGGGCAACAAGACCTATGAGCACTACAACAAGGTGGCCATCTATGTGGACAAGCGACTGGAGGAGCTGGGCGCCAACCGGGTCTTCGAACTGGGACTGGGCGACGATGATGCCAA CATCGAGGATGACTTCATCACGTGGAAGGATCGCTTCTGGCCCGCCGTGTGCGACCACTTTGGTATTGAGGGCGGCGGCGAGGAAGTGCTCATCCGTCAGTACCGTCTGCTGGAACAGCCAGAGGTGCAGCCTGACCGCATTTACACTGGAGAGATCGCCCGCCTGCACTCGATTCAGAACCAGCGCCCGCCCTTCGACGCCAAGAATCCCTTCCTGGCCCCCATCAAGGTGAACCGCGAGCTGCACAAGGGCGGTGGCCGCTCCTGCATGCACATTGAGCTGAGCATCGATGGTTCCAAGATGCGCTACGACGCTGGTGATCATGTGGCCATGTTCCCAGTTAACGACAAGAGTCTGGTGGAGAAGCTCGGCCAGCTGTGCAACGCCGATCTGGATACTGTGTTCTCGCTGATCAACACCGATACGGACAGCAGCAAGAAGCACCCATTCCCTTGCCCCACCACGTACCGCACCGCTCTGACCCACTACTTGGAAATTACGGCCATTCCCCGTACGCACATCCTCAAGGAGCTCGCTGAGTACTGTACTGacgagaaggagaaggagttGCTGCGCAGCATGGCCTCCATCAGTCCCGAAG GAAAGGAGAAATACCAGAGCTGGATTCAGGACGCCTGTCGCAACATTGTCCACATTCTGGAAGACATCAAATCCTGTCGCCCTCCTATCGATCACGTTTGCGAGCTGCTGCCCCGCTTGCAGCCCCGTTACTACTCCATCTCGTCGTCTGCTAAGCTGCACCCCACTGATGTCCACGTGACAGCCGTTCTCGTGGAGTACAAGACGCCGACGGGACGCATCAACAAGGGCGTGGCCACCACATATCTCAAGAACAAGCAACCGCAGGGCAGTGAGGAAGTAAAGGTGCCGGTATTCATCCGCAAGTCGCAGTTCCGTTTGCCTACGAAGCCAGAGACACCTATCATTATGGTGGGTCCTGGCACGGGCTTGGCCCCCTTCCGCGGTTTCATTCAGGAGCGACAATTCCTGCGCGATGAGGGCAAGACCGTGGGCGAGTCGATTCTCTACTTCGGTTGCCGTAAGCGCAGTGAGGACTACATCTACGAATCCGAGTTGGAGGAGTGGGTTAAGAAGGGCACTCTCAACCTGAAGGCCGCCTTTTCTCGTGACCAGGGCAAGAAGGTCTACGTGCAGCACCTGCTCGAGCAGGACGCAGATCTTATATGGAACGTGATTGGCGAGAATAAGGGGCACTTCTACATATGCGG TGATGCTAAGAACATGGCCGTGGACGTTAGGAACATTTTAGTGAAAATTTTGTCCACTAAGGGTAACATGAGCGAGGCTGACGCCGTGCAGTATATCAAGAAGATGGAGGCTCAGAAGCGCTACTCGGCCGATGTCTGGAGCTAA